The DNA region AGCCAGCCTCGACCCCCGGGACGAAGCGAGCGCTGCCTTGTCGTCCTTTGCGGGCAGCCTTGTCGCGGAGCCCGGCACCGGCGCGCGTGTGCTTCTGTATCGCGTGACGCAGACCGTACGCGGCCACGTCGATGCGCCGGCCTGGTTCGAAGTGCTGCTGATCGCCGCGATCGCCGGGCAGGATTTGACCAGGCGCGATGAGGTCTTCGCCGCGGCGACGCAGGAATTCCACTGGAACGAGGTCGGCCGTCTCGCCGAGCTGGGCGATCACGGGCGCTGGGTCGAACACGTGCTCGTCCAGGAGACCGGATGGAAGGCACTGCCGGAACGCGTGCAGGAGCGGGTTTTCCACGCGATTCGCGCCGCCACACGCGAGGACGACGTGCGGGCGCCCCACGTGGTCGCCGCATGGCCCCTGATCGCCCGATATCTCGGTACGTATCGAACCTACCTGTCACTTCGCGTCACGAACGAGGTGCTCGAGGCCTGGCGCGAGGCGTTTGCGGCCTTGCCGCCGGCGCGTCGTCGCAAGCTCGAACGCAAGGCGGAGCGCGGTGCGGCACCGGCGGCGTGGTGGAGCTGGATCAGGGAGCGTTTCACCGGCGGACTTGCCTGGCTCTTCTACTTCGGCATGGCGGTCCGCATCGCCGTCGCCGTCTTTCGCCAGCTCGGATGGATGAAGTGACCGCGGGAACCCCGTGGCATCTGCAGGTGCTCGGGTTGCCGGGGTATGCGGACCCGGTCGCCGTCCGTCGCGCGTACGCCGCAGCGCTCCGTCAGATCGATCCCGAAACGGATCCCGCCGGTTTCGGCAGGCTGCGCGAAGCGTACGAAGCGGCCCGGGCCTGGTGCGAGGCGGGAGCAAGCGAGCCGCCCCTCGCCGTGTCGACGGACGTCGGGGCGCTCCGGGACGACGCCCTTGAGCCGGAAGAAGTGACCGCCGGCGCATCCCCCGACCATCCCCCCGTGACGGACAACACACTGGCGCTGGCCATGGATTTCGCCGCCGAGGTCGGTACCCACGGCGCCGGGCAGGTGACTGCTCTTCTGGCTGCATCGCTGGCGGAGGTGCGCAAGCAATACATCGATGCGCCGGGACTGTACGAGGAACACCTGATCGATCTGGTCGCGCTGCAGCGTATCGGCCACCGGGTGGACGTCTTCGCGGCGGCGGAAGAGCAGTTCCACTGGCACGAGGTGGGCCATCTTGCCGCGCTGGGCAAACGGGGCCAGTGGGTCGAGAAGGTGCTGTCCGAACGCGATGCGTGGAACGAGCTGGGTACCGACCAGCGCCATGGATGGCTCGCGGTCTTCGCCCGTGCCGAGACGTCGCTGGACACATCGCTGCTGCGACACTGGCCTGAGGTGGCAAGGCTCCGCGAGAGCTATCCGGCGTGGCTCGGCCTGCACCTTTCCCGTGACACGCTGCGAGCGTGGCAATCCATGTTCGACGCGCAATCGCCATCCTCCCAGGACATGTACCGGCGCATGGCGTTGCCCGATTCGGCTTTTCTCCCGGTCGGGGTCGCCCGTGCCCGCGAACGCGCACGAGGCAGGTCGTCCTCGTGGCTGGCGGTGCTGGTCATGTCGATGTGCGTGGGCATCGGACATCTGGTCTTTAACGGGTTCGCAGACAAACCTTCCGTGCCGTACGACCCGACGCCATTACCGGCGGATACGCCACGCCAGTGTGCCGATCTCTATCTGGAACTCGATGCGCCTGACGCGTTGGCCGGACGCGCACCTGTGGAGGCGGAACGCCTCAAGACACGTGCGGACCGCTGCGCCAGGGCCGGGCACTGGCATCCGCCAGTGCCCGGTCGCTGATCACGGCGACAAACGCGGCACCCCGTGCTGATCACGCTCTTCCACCGCGGTGACACGCGTATCGATACGTCCCGTACGGATCTCGGGCAGTGCCTCGGTGACCTCGCCGCGCGCCAGTGCCAGCGCGTTGCGATAGCAACGCTGGGCAATGGCGGGATTCTCTTCGCCGACGTAGACGTCGCCAAGCGCTTCCCAGGCGGCGACGCTGGGCTCGATGGCCAGCGCGCGCTCCAGCAGCGGCTTCGCCTTGCCCCACAGGCGCACGCGAACGCACATACGGCCGACTGCCGTAAGCAGTGCCGCATCGTTCGGATGCGTGTCGATCCAGGCCTCCGCCTTGCGCAGGCGCTGGTCGATGTCTTCCGCACCCATGCCGCCATAGGTGGCGATCAGTGTCGGCGACCATTCGCGACGCAGTGACGTCTCGATCTCGTCCATCGCCGCCATGATCTGACCATGACGCGCCGCCTGGCGCGCATACGCGTCCACGGCCGCGGGCAGGCGACGCTGCCCCTTCGGCAGCTGCGACCACAACGCGGCCAGTGCCGCGCCATCCGGCGCGCTGGCGATATACGCCGCGACGATGCGCGATTCCAGTTCGGTAAAGGCACGCGAGCCGAACTCGCCGCTCTTCTGCAAGGGTTCGATCGCGCGGACCGCGCCGCGTGCGTCACCCGAGGCGAGCGAGGCTTCGGCAAATTCGATCCAGCCCGCGGGCGTGAGCGCACCGCTGTTAGCCTCGGGCGCCAGCAGGGTGGCGGCGTCGGCCGGTTTGCCGGCACGACGCAACAGGCGGGCACGCAACACGCGGGCGGCACGCGGCGTTTCCTGCGCGGCCTGGTCGAGTGTTTCCAGCGCTCGGGTCGACTCGCCGTGACGCTCGGCGGCTTCGGCGGCGGCGAGCAGGGCGGGACCGCGAACGGAGGGGTAACGCGCCGCGCGGTTGAGGTCGCGCTCGGCTTCGCCGTGCCGCCCTTCGATCAGCGAGACGAGGCCATCGGAGAGACGGCGACGGCTGAGGTTGCGGTGACGACGCGTCATCGCCCCGAACGGCCAGCGGATCAGCGCCACGAGCGCGGTGATCGCCGCCCATGCCAGCAACAGGATCACGACGGCGGTCACCACCGTCATCTGCACGTTGGTGCCACGCAGGTGGATCAGCACGTAGCCGGGGCCCTCGGCGACCCAGTGCCACGCGAAGGCGGCGATCACCGCGACGAGAATGAGACCGACGATCCAGCGCCAGAGCTTCATGGCGTGGCCTTCGGCGCCGGAGCGGCGCTCGACGGAACGGCCGGTGCCGCAGGCGCGGACGCGCTGGCCGCATGGGCGGGACCACCATTGGTGTCGCCACCTTTCAGCGCATGCACGGAACGCAGGTTGCGCAGTTCCGCGAGGGCGGCGCCGAGCTTAGGCTCCTGCCCCTTCGCCTGACTGGCCAGCAGCGCGGCGATGCGCGAACGCGCAGCCTGCACGGCGGGCGAAGCCGGATCGAAGCGAGCGGCCAGCGTGGCATCCACGCGCTTCAACGCGGCATGGCGGCCCACGTCGTCATAGGCAAGCACGGCGGATTCCGCGTGGGCGACATCCAGCGCAGCCAGTTCGCGTGCGATGCGATCGTCGGCCAGACCCAGCGGGGTGCCGTCGTCGTGACTGACCTTGACGATGCTCCCCAGCGCGTCGCCGGCACGCTGCCAGAAGTCGCGATCCTGGGTGGTGTCGTTCTTCGCGTCGGTACTCGTCAGCGGCAGCGTCGGGATCTGCGCACGCAGTTCGGCGAGCGCCGCGAGGTCGCTGGCGCGCGCAGGCGGAGCGATACCGTTCAACGCTTCGCGCTCAGCCGCCAGGTTCTGGCGCACGGCGGAGAAAGCGCTGTCGTTGACGGCGGCCAGCGTCTTATCGGCCAGGTCGTAGGCCGACAACGCACCATTGGCATCACCGAACAGGGCGAAGCGCTCCTTCGCCATGCGCAGCAGGGATTCGGCTTCGTCGAGCAGCATCGCGTCATGACCGCTCAGGCTGCGCTCGGACAGGTTGGCTACCGCATCCTCGAGGTTCTTCGTACGCTCGGACACGCCGAGCATCTCTTCGCGTGCGGAACGATTCACGCCATCGGCGTCACCGACCCGGCGACGAAGATTGGCGTTGTCGTCGCGCAGACCGTCGACGGCGGCCTGCAGCGTGTCCACCTGCCCGCGCAGACCATTCGCCGCGCCCAGATCCTGGCGCATGTTCCAGACGGTCCAGCCGGTGTAGCCCGCCGCGCCGAGCGCGGCCAGCGAGAGCAGGATGGCAACGGCAAGCGCGCCACCCCCACGGCGTGGAGCGGGGTCGCGCGACCGTTGCGCACGGGCGGTCGGAGGCGCGGCGGCCGGGGCCGGCTGCGCCGGGACGGAATCGGTCGGTGGGGTCTCGGTCGTCATGGGCCGCATGCTAGCAGGCCGTACGCCAACGCATGGAACACATCCCTCAACGGCGCGTGAACGACACCTGGCTTGCGGCCGCGAGGAGGTCGCCCGGTAGCGCCGAGGCAGCCACCACCACGCGTTCGAAACCGACCTGCACGGCGATATCGCGCAGCCGCTCACTGCTGACGACGGCCACCGCCTGGATCAGGCGGCGCCACGCGGGAGCGATCAGGGCGCGGTGCAGATGATCGAGCGCCTCGGCGCTGGAAAGCAGGACGGCGGAGCGGCGCGTGAGCTTGAGGAGCGGGTCGATGTGCCGACGATCCAGCCGGGGCGCCACCCGGTGATAAACGTGGATCTCCGCCAGGAGGGCACCCCGTGCCACGAGTTGCTCACGGAGCAGCCCGCGCCCCCCTGCGGCGCCGATCAGGGCCACACGGCGGCCACGGATGTCCGCCAGTTCGGGAAGATCGAGCACACCCTCGCTGTTCTGAGACGTTTCTGGGAAGCGCGCATCGGGCAGGTTCGCGGTACGCAGGGCACGCGCCGTGCCGCGCCCGACGGCGATCACCACGGCGCGCGTGGCCAGCGGCAGCACGTCGGCGGCGAAACGCACGGCGGCAGGGCTGGTGAAAATCAGGATATCGCCCTCGAGTGCACGACGCAGATCGGCGTCGACGGCACTCGCATCCTCCGTGGCGCGCAACGAGAGCCCGGGTACGCTCACCGGAATGCCGCCGAGCTTGCGTACACGACGGCTCATCGGGCCAGCCGTGCCTGCGGGCCGGGTAATCACGACCGTGACGTTGCGAAGCGGGTGGGTACGGCTCACGTGAAAGCATCCTGCGAGTGATACGCCAGCATAGAAAGATGCGGGCCGCGTCACCAATGCCGAAGGTTGGGGCGCCATACGGATGCGAACGGTTTACCTCGCCTCGTAGACTTGACCGCTTATGACTTCGATACCCGACGATCTCGCCAGCCTCGAGCGCTTCATCCTCGACGGCATCCCCCTCGCGCAGGCCATGCGGGTGCACCTCGCCGAGTTCGATGGCGAACGCCTCGTCATGACCGCCCCGCTCGCCCCCAACATCAACGACAAGGCCTGCGCGTTCGGCGGCAGCCTGGTCACCCTGATGACCCTGGCCTGCTGGAGCCTGGTCGAGGCCATGCTGCGCCGTCGTGGCAGCGACTGCGATGTCTTCGTGGCGGACTCGACGGTGCGCTACCTGGATCCGGTCTGGACCGACCTGCGCGCGGAGGCCAGTCTGGCGCCCGGCGCGCGCTGGAGCTCCTTTTTCGCGACGCTGGACGGGCGCGGCAGGGCCCGCGCCGACTTCACCTGCGTCGTCCCCGGCGGCAACGGCAAACCGCTTGCCAGCATGGACGCGCGCTTCGTGGCTAAACGCCGGGCATAATGCCCGCCGACGCCTCTACGGATCCTGCCATGCGCCGACTCGCCCTGCCCTCCCTCGTGCTCGTGCTCGCGACCCTCTCCGGCTGCGCCACGGACATTCGTAACCAGGCGCTCAACAGCACCCTGATGAACTACGCGGGCTCGATCCGCTGGGGCGATTTCACCGGCGCGCAGATCTATATCGATCCGGATTATGCCGAGGAGCACCCGGTCAGCCAGGTCGAAATGAGCCGGCTGGCCCAGCTGCGGGTGACCGGCTACGACGAGGGCGGCGGCCCGCGGCCCGATGGCCCGGACGATGTCGTCCAGTTGGTCCAGATCAGCGTGGTCAACATCAACACGCAGGCGGAGCGGACCGTCCTCGACCGCCAGCGCTGGCACTACGACCGCGAAAAGAAGAAGTGGCGCCTGATGACGGGCCTGCCGAACTTCACACCGCAGTGAAGCCGCTATAATCGAGCGTTTAGCCCTATTGGCACGCGGAAGACCCGATGAACGACGTTTTGCAGAAGTTGCCCCAGTTCGTGAGCAACCATGGCGCGCTGGTCGCGCTTTTCGTGGTCATCCTGATCGCCCTGATCGCGGGCGAAGTCAGCGTGCTGTTCCGCAAGTGGAAGAGCCTGACGCCGGCCGGGCTCACCCAGCTGATCAACCGCGACACCCCGCTCATCGTCGACCTGTCGGCCAGCGCCGACTTCGAGAAGGCCCACATTCCGGGCGCAAAGAACGTGGCGATGAGCCAGTTCGACCCTGAAACCCAGAAGGACCTGAGCAAGGCGAAGGAGCTTCCGGTCGTGCTGGTCGACAAGGACGGGCGTGGCGTCGGCAAGGCGGCCAACCGCCTGATCAAGGCGGGCTTCGCCAGGGTGTTCGTGCTGGAAGGCGGCACCTACGGCTGGCAGGCGGCCCAGTTGCCGACAGCGAAAGGCAAACGGTAGGAGCGCGCCCCGCGCGCGATCCAGACCTGCGAAAGCGCCGGAAGCCCCTGGAGCCCCCCCCCTGGACCGCCAGAGCCCCCGGGGACCGCTAGAGCCCGTGAATCCCCGCGCGCCCGCGCAGGATCGCATCGAGCACATCCGGCGCCAGATCGAACGAGTCGAAATACAGCCGGTCCTCCGGAAGGCCGGCCTCGACAAAGAAGTCCCGGCCCGCCGCGATCATGGCCGGCGGCCCGCTCATGTAGAGCTCCACGCCCGTCAGGTCCGGATGGTCCGCCAGCAACGCGTTGTGGACCAGCCCCTCGCGCAACCCACCGGCCTGCGCTTCGTCCGGATCGGACAGCACCGGCGTGAAGGTGATGTTCGGCACCTTGCTGGCCCATGAGCGCGCAAGGTCGAGCAGGTAAAGATCCGCGGCGATCCGCGCGCCCCAGTAGATATGCATGGGACGACGCGTACCCAGCGCGATGAAGTGTTCGACGATGGCCTTCACCGGCGCGAAGCCCGTACCGCCGGCCATGAACAGCATGGGACGCTCGGAATCCTCGCGCGGCACGAAGGTGCCCAGGGGCGCTTCGATCGCGAGGCGATCGCCGACTTTCAGCGACTCGTACACCCACGACGTGAAGCCGCCGCCGGGGACGTGACGCACGTGCAGTTCGATGAGCCCGTCGCGGCGGGGGCCACTGGCGATCGAGAACGGGCGATGCTTGCCGTCCTCGAGGATCACATCCAGGTACTGACCTGGCAGCCAGTTCAGCCGGTCGCCCTGTAAAGGACGCAGCCAGATGCCTACGACATCGGGTGCGAGGAGGCGACGCTCGACCACCTCCGTCTCGACACGACGATGCGGAATGTCCTCGACGGAGGCGATCTCGCGCGCGCGAATGGCGATGTCGCCTTGCGGCACGGCCTGGCAGAGCAGGATCGCGTGGTGCTCGCTCTCCGACGCCGACAACGCCATGGGCGGATTGCGCGGGTAGGCGCAGTCGCCTTCGACCAGGGTGGCCTTGCAGCTGCCGCACACACCGCCACGGCAGGAGTACGGCAGCGCGATACCCGCCCGCTGGGCGGCTTCGAGTACGGTTTCGTCGGTCTCGGCGTCGAATCGCTTGCCGGACGATGTCAGGGTTACGGTGGGCACCTGCGCATTGTAGGACAATGATGGCTTGCTCATGGGACGACCCCACGTATGGCCATCTGGAAAAACCCCATCGACCTCGCTCGCGTCAACGGCTGGAGCCGGGGCACGATGATGGAGACCCTCGACATCCGCTTCACCGACTTCGGCGACGACTGGCTGCGCGGCACCATGCCTGTCGATCACCGCACGCAGCAACCGTTCGGTCTCCTGCACGGCGGTGCTTCCGTCGTGCTGGCCGAGACGCTCGGAAGCTCCGCCGCCCTGCTGACGCTGGACGTCGAGAAAGAAGTCGCCGTCGGCCTCGACATCAATGCCAACCATATCCGCGGCGTGCGCGGCGGCATCGTCACGGGCACGGCCAAAGCCCTGCATCTGGGTCGCACCACGCAGGTCTGGGAAATCCGCATCGAAGAGGAACAGGGCAAGCTGGTCTGCCTCTCGCGCCTGACCATGGCGGTGATTCCATCGCCGGGTGGCGCGCCGGGAAACCTGCGCTCGTGAGCGAAAGCGCGCCGTACGCCGCCCTCTCGCCGGATGTCGTGCTGGCCGCCGTGGACGCCACCGGCACCTGGAGCGATGGCCGCCTGTTGACGCTCAACAGCTACGAGAACCGCGTGTTTCAGGTCGGCCTAGACGACGGTGGTTTCGTGGTGGCCAAGTTCTATCGCCCGGGCCGCTGGACCGACGCGGCTATCGAGGAAGAGCATGCGTTCGCGCTCGAACTCGCCGCGGCGGAATTGCCGATGGTCGCGCCGCTGGCGTTCGATGGCCGGACGATGCTGCGCCATGAGGGTTATCGCTACGCCGTGTATCCGCGCCGGGGTGGCCGCGCGCCATCGCTCGAATCGGCGGACCAGCTCGAATGGCTGGGACGGTTGCTCGGTCGCATGCATGCGATCGGTGCGCGCCAGCCGTTTCGTGCCCGTACCACGCTCGACCGGGCGACGATGATCGACATGCCGACGCGCGCCGCGCTGGGTTCCGACCTGCTGCCCGCGCATCTTTTCGATGCGTATCGCAACGCCGCGTCGCGCGTGGACAACGCCGTGGCGAACCGCATCGAAGCGGTCGGACCGGTTCACCGCATCCGCCTGCACGGCGACTGCCATCCGGGCAACGTCCTGTGGACCGACGCCGGCCCGCACTTCGTCGACCTGGACGACGCGCGCATGGGACCGGCCGTGCAGGATCTATGGATGCTCGCGGGCGACGACGCCATGATGGATGCCTTGCTCGAAGGCTACGGCCAGTTTCGCGACTTCGACCCGACGGAACTGGCGCTGGTGCCCGCGCTGCGCGCGATGCGTCAGGTGCATTACGCCGGCTGGATCGCCGAGCGCTGGCACGACCCGGCCTTCCCCGCCGCGTTTCCCTTCGCGGCCGAGCCTCGCTGGTGGGAACAGCACATCGCCGACCTGCACGACATCGCCGACGACCTTTAATCACACCTTCCTGTTTTCTCGTGGAGACCGCTTTGAATTCCTTCTTCACCCGCATCATCGCCGTGTTCGAAATCGCCGGCGGCCTGTTCGGTCTGGTCCATCAGTTCGAGCGTCTGCTCAACGGACGCTTCAGCGGTGTCGATGCCATCGTCGCCGTACTGGGCGTGCTGCTTTTCGGCTTCATCCTCGTCGCCGGCGTTCTGCTGGCGAGTAACGACGGTCGCGGCACGCAGATGTCGATCTGGGCCCAGTTCCTCCAGGCCCCGCTGATCGCCACCCCGATGTTCAGCTATGCGCTGTCCAGCGGCGCCTTCGCCAATCTCTCGGTCACCCTGCAGCGCTCGCCGCACCTGGGTTTCGACTGGGCGATCGCGGAGCATGGCTGGCTGCTCGCCCTCGGCGGCCCGTCTGCCGCGCATCTGGGAATCAACCTGCTGGCCCTCGTTTCCTGGCTGGTGCTGCGCTTCGGCCGCTGAGCCCCGGTATCATGGGCGGATGAATACGCCAGCCCTGCCCGTCATCCGCCTCAAAAACGACCGCGTCCCCGGCCATCCGTGGGTCTGGTCGGCCCAGATCGTCAAACCCGACGACCGCCTGCCCCCCGGCACCGTCGTCGAGGTACACGATGCCCGGGGTCGCTTTATTGGGCGGGGTTTCTGGAATGGCCACGCCCGCGTGGCCCTGCGCCTGCTCACCACCGACGCGGACCAGTCGATCGACGAGGGCTGGATTGCCGCCCGCATCGCGCGCGCCGTCGAACTGCGCCGCGAGCTGCTCCGTCTGGACGAGGTCAGCGACGCCTGGCGTGTCGTGCACAGCGAAGGCGACGGCCTCTCCGGCCTCGTCGTCGACCGTTACGCCAATCACCTGGTGGTCGAATATTTCGCCGCCGGCATGTGGCGCTTCCGCGACGCCATCCACGCCGAACTGCAGAAGCACTTCCCGGGCGCCTCGCTGTACTGGTTCGCCGAGCAGCACGTGCAGCGCCAGGAGTCCTTCGACGTCCGCTCCAACGACGCGCCGGCCGCGGTCGATGTGCACGAGCACGGCCTGTCCTTCCATGCGGCGCCGGGCCTGGGTCACAAGACCGGCTTCTTCGCCGATCAGCGCGACAACCGTCGCCGCTTCGCGCAGCTGGCGCGTGGCCGCCGCGTGCTCGATCTGTGCTGCAACGCCGGCGGCTTCGCCGTGCACGCAATGAAGGCCGGCGCCCGCGAGGCCATCGGCGTGGACGCGGACGCCGCCATCCTGGAGGTCGCCCGTGAGAATGCGCGCATGAACGGCGTCGAGGCCACGTTCGAGCAGGGCGACGTCTTCGAATGGTTGCGCGCCGCGATCGACCGTGGCGACACCTGGGACGCGATCGTGCTCGATCCGCCCAAGCTCACCCGCGACCGCAACCAGGTCATCAACGCGCTGAAGAAGTACTTCGCGATGAACCGCACGGCGCTCGACGTGCTCGCACCGGGCGGCATCCTGCTGACCTGCTCGTGCACGGGTCTGGTCGGCGAGGACGACTTCCTCGAGATGATCCGCCGTGTCGCCCTCAACGCGGGCCGCGAACTGCAGGTCCTTCACGTCGACGGTGCCGGCGCGGATCATCCCGTGGCCAGCAACGTCCCCGAGAACCGCTACCTCAAGGCGGTGTTCTGCCGCGTGGGCTGACGAGGCGTTCACCGGGCCTTGATCGCCCGCTGGCCCACACTCCGGGCCATGTCCAGGAAGCCGCCCACCGACGCCCTCGTGGTCGTCACCGCCGAACAGGCCCACGCGAAAGCCGCGGGCCTGGTGTATGTCTGCGACACCGACGCGGGCATCACCCGATGCAAGCGCGGGCGGGCGTTTTCCTACCTCGACGCCGAAGGCAAGCGGATCACCGACGAGGATGTGCTTGCCAGGATCCGTTCCCTGGCCATCCCCCCGGCGTACACCCGCGTCTGGATCTGCCCGAACGAACGCGGCCACCTGCAGGCCACGGGACGCGACGCTCGCGCACGCAAGCAGTACCGTTATCACGCGAAGTGGCGCAACGTCCGCGATCGCGGCAAGTTCGAACGTGTCCTCGAGTTCGGCAAGGTGCTGCCCGCCCTGCGACGTCGCCTTAGCAAGGACCTGGCCCTGCCGGGGTTGCCACGCGACAAGGTGCTGGCCCTGATCGTCAGCCTGCTCGAGGAAACGATGATCCGCGTGGGCAACGATATCTACGCGAAACAGAACAACTCGTTCGGCCTGACCACCCTTCGCTCGCGGCATGTAGCCGTCCATAAGGGGCGCATCGAGTTCCACTTCCGCGGCAAGAGCGGCCAGTGGCGCGACGTGGAGCTGGACGACCGTCGGCTGGTGAAGATCGTGCGCCGCGTGCAGGAGCTGCCCGGCCAGCGCGTCTTTCAGTACCTCGACGACGAGGGCAACCGGCAGCCGGTGGATTCCGGCATGGTCAACGACTACCTGCGCAGGGTGACGGGCGGGGAATTCACCGCCAAGGACTTCCGTACCTGGGGCGGTACCGTGCATGCCGTCGCCACGCTGGCGGCAACGCCGCTACCGGACAAGGGCGGTCAGGCAGCCCTGCGCGCGACGCTGGCGGGCGCCGTGAAACAGGTAGCCTCCGTGCTCGGCAATACGCCTGCGGTCTGCCGCGCGTCTTACATTCACCCCGAGGTGTTCGAGGGGTGGCTCGTCGGCGAACTTCATCGGCATGTGCCACCTACCGGCCTCCATGCACCGCGCAAGTTGGAAGCGCTGACCCTGGCTTTTCTGCGACGGCGCCTTCGTGCGTCCGCCCGCTCCCGCTGACGCATGCGGATGGCTATAGTGCGCACACGGGGTTCGCGTTCCATTTTCCAGAGGTTGGTTTGACGATGTCGCGGTGGAAGGTGTTTCCCGTCATGTTCGGTCTGGCGACCGTGTCCGGTGCGCTGGCCCAGGAGGCGCCCGCCGCGCCCCCTTTCGCTCTCCCCGATGCGCAGAGCCACCGTGGCGTCGTCGACGACACGTGGATCGTCGCGCCGAAACGACTACCAGGCGCGACGCTCGCGGCGGTCAAGAATTACGCGGATGAAGGTGACATCGCCGCCGGCGTCTCGCTGCGCTATCACATCGATGGCGCGGACTGGATCATCGCCGACGTGTTCATCTACCCCGCCGGCGAAGGCGATGCGTCGAAGATGCTGAAACAGGCCGCGGACGACTTCCGCGAATCGGTCGACTTCGCCGAGCGCCAGCAGATCTACCGCAACGTGTGGTGGGGAGACGAAGCGCCGTATACCGCTTCGCTGGCGGGCGGCAAGAAACTCGAAGGCAGGTTTCTGCCGATCGTATTCGACGCGCAGCAGGACATGCTGACTTCGCGCGCGTACCTGTTCTATCGCAAGCTGTACTTCGTGAAGATTCGCCTGAGTACGACCGTGGACGCGGTCGACTCCCTGGCGGAGCGCGCCGACCGGTTCATCGGCAGCCTGCTCGATGGCGTCGATATCGTCAGTGTGGGCGGCTGCGGGAAGAAGATGGACATCATGGCGCTGCCGAGCGGTCAGACCGCCCCGGCGGATTTCACCGACAGCGTGAGCCCGGACGGTTTCGGTATCGCCATCAGCATGTCGAAAGCGGGTGGTGCCACCTACGCCACGCAGATGACCAGGGCGATGGCGGTTGCCGCGCGTCGGCAACTCGCCACGGGCTGCACGTCGCTCAATTACAAGCCGCCGGGCGACGACAGTATGCGTGCGGTGCTGCACTTACGCTTCGGGCCCGAGGACTGGGGTGCCGCGCCGCGGCACTGATCGGAAGAAGCGGCCGGGACGCGTCCCACGCCCGGCCGCTGTCGGTCACCGTGGCGAATCGTTGTCAAATCCTTGAGCCGACCCGCCACCGGCGGCGACACAGACAGCATGACGGTCGTTGCCGCTTTGGCATATAGAAGAATTCTGAAAAATCGCGCGGATCGTGAGCGACCGTCTCTCCACGTCGCCCCGACTGTCGCGCCTTGTAAACTGTCGTCTTCACCCCGCCGAGCGAGCCGATGACCACGAAACCGCGACCGTTTTCCATGATCCGCGACTTCGCGCTGGCCGACTGGTTCACGCTGGGCAACGCTGCCAGCGGCGTGGGCGCCCTGTTCTCGACCATGACCTACCTGCAGGAAGGTGGCGTCTGGCACCTCTACATGGCATCGGGGCTGGTGTTGCTGGCACTGATTTTCGACGTGCTGGACGGACGGATCGCGCGCTGGCGCCAGCGCGCGTCGCTCATGGGTCGCGAACTGGACTCGCTGGCGGACGTCATCTCGTTCGGCGTCGCCCCCGCCGTCATCGGCTACGGCTGCGGTATGCAGGGCGGACTGGACCGCGCCATCCTGCTGATGT from Luteibacter mycovicinus includes:
- the pssA gene encoding CDP-diacylglycerol--serine O-phosphatidyltransferase, whose product is MTTKPRPFSMIRDFALADWFTLGNAASGVGALFSTMTYLQEGGVWHLYMASGLVLLALIFDVLDGRIARWRQRASLMGRELDSLADVISFGVAPAVIGYGCGMQGGLDRAILLMFVCCGVSRLARYNVTAEAHANEEGKVTHFEGTPIPTSIVLVAVLCAAAATGALHERMWLGSVQIATLGLHPLALMFAVSGALMVSRIRIPKL
- a CDS encoding hotdog fold thioesterase, which gives rise to MAIWKNPIDLARVNGWSRGTMMETLDIRFTDFGDDWLRGTMPVDHRTQQPFGLLHGGASVVLAETLGSSAALLTLDVEKEVAVGLDINANHIRGVRGGIVTGTAKALHLGRTTQVWEIRIEEEQGKLVCLSRLTMAVIPSPGGAPGNLRS
- a CDS encoding class I SAM-dependent rRNA methyltransferase, which translates into the protein MNTPALPVIRLKNDRVPGHPWVWSAQIVKPDDRLPPGTVVEVHDARGRFIGRGFWNGHARVALRLLTTDADQSIDEGWIAARIARAVELRRELLRLDEVSDAWRVVHSEGDGLSGLVVDRYANHLVVEYFAAGMWRFRDAIHAELQKHFPGASLYWFAEQHVQRQESFDVRSNDAPAAVDVHEHGLSFHAAPGLGHKTGFFADQRDNRRRFAQLARGRRVLDLCCNAGGFAVHAMKAGAREAIGVDADAAILEVARENARMNGVEATFEQGDVFEWLRAAIDRGDTWDAIVLDPPKLTRDRNQVINALKKYFAMNRTALDVLAPGGILLTCSCTGLVGEDDFLEMIRRVALNAGRELQVLHVDGAGADHPVASNVPENRYLKAVFCRVG
- a CDS encoding serine/threonine protein kinase, whose protein sequence is MSESAPYAALSPDVVLAAVDATGTWSDGRLLTLNSYENRVFQVGLDDGGFVVAKFYRPGRWTDAAIEEEHAFALELAAAELPMVAPLAFDGRTMLRHEGYRYAVYPRRGGRAPSLESADQLEWLGRLLGRMHAIGARQPFRARTTLDRATMIDMPTRAALGSDLLPAHLFDAYRNAASRVDNAVANRIEAVGPVHRIRLHGDCHPGNVLWTDAGPHFVDLDDARMGPAVQDLWMLAGDDAMMDALLEGYGQFRDFDPTELALVPALRAMRQVHYAGWIAERWHDPAFPAAFPFAAEPRWWEQHIADLHDIADDL
- a CDS encoding DNA topoisomerase IB produces the protein MSRKPPTDALVVVTAEQAHAKAAGLVYVCDTDAGITRCKRGRAFSYLDAEGKRITDEDVLARIRSLAIPPAYTRVWICPNERGHLQATGRDARARKQYRYHAKWRNVRDRGKFERVLEFGKVLPALRRRLSKDLALPGLPRDKVLALIVSLLEETMIRVGNDIYAKQNNSFGLTTLRSRHVAVHKGRIEFHFRGKSGQWRDVELDDRRLVKIVRRVQELPGQRVFQYLDDEGNRQPVDSGMVNDYLRRVTGGEFTAKDFRTWGGTVHAVATLAATPLPDKGGQAALRATLAGAVKQVASVLGNTPAVCRASYIHPEVFEGWLVGELHRHVPPTGLHAPRKLEALTLAFLRRRLRASARSR